The following nucleotide sequence is from Chryseobacterium sp. CY350.
ATCATTATTATCTTGTTTTTGATGAAGTTTTAAATTTATTTGACGGATTTTTAGGCTACGAAAATCATTATGAAAATCAAACAACAAAGCTTCACCGAATTTATCTTGTTCCCGAAAGCAAAGGAAAGGGTCTGGGGAAAAAAACTTTAGAATTTTTAAATGAAAAAGTAAAAAAAAGTGGTGACAGTAGAATTATTTTAAACGTAAATAAATATAATTCTGCAAAGAACTTCTATAAATCTCAAGGGTTTGAAATTTATAAAGAAACAGTTATAGATGTAGGAAATGGCTTCGTAATGGACGATTTCTTGATGGAAAAAAATGTATAGATCATAAAAAGCGGGCTTTAGCCCGTTTTAGATTTAAATAAAATTCCATAGGCTTTAGCCAAAACTTAAACCTAAGAAATTTTACTCCACTTATTTTTTCCTTTATAATACTGTAGATAATAATTTTTGATAATCTGATGCTCCGGTCTCGAAAGTAAGGGATCTGCTTCGAGAATTCTTTCAACCATATTTTTGGTGTTTTTGATGATCGCAGAATCGTTGACCAAATCTAATCTTTTGAAATCGACAACGCCACTTTGCTGAGTTCCCAAGATATCGCCGGGACCGCGCAATTGCATATCGACTTCAGAAATTTTGAATCCGTCATTGGTTTCTGTCATAGTTTTAATTCTTGTTCGGCTTTCAGTAGATAATTTATCCGAAGTCATCAAAATACAGTAACTCTGTTCGGCTCCTCTGCCAACCCGGCCTCGCAACTGATGCAGCTGAGACAAACCAAATCTTTCGGCACTTTCAATCACCATAACTGAGGCATTCGGAACATTTACACCAACTTCAATTACCGTTGTTGCTACCATAATTTGCGATTTCCCTGCTGCAAAATAGTTCATGGCTTCGTCTTTTTCATCGGGTTTCATTCGTCCGTGAAGCATGATTACATTGTAATTTGAGAAATTTTCCATGACATGCTCAAGACCTTCCATCAGATTTTTATAATCTAAAGTTTCAGATTCTTCAATAAGTGGATAAACGAAGTAAATTTGCCTGCCTTTTCGAATTTCTTCATGACAGAAATTATAAACATACGCTCTGTCTTTTTCCCTGCGATGAGCGGTAATAATTGGTTTTCTTCCAACAGGCATTTCGTCAATTACAGAAACATCAAGATCCGAGTAAAAACTCATTGCCAAAGTTCGCGGAATCGGCGTTGCGGTCATGACCAGAATATGAGGCGGGATTTTATTTTTTGCCCAAAGTTTTGCTCTTTGCGCTACTCCAAACCGGTGTTGCTCATCAATAATTGCTAAACCGAGATTTTTAAACTTCACTTTATCTTCCAAAACTGCATGAGTTCCCACCAAAATTGAAAGCTCACCGTTTTCCAGTTCTTCGTGAATGATTTTACGTGCAGAAGCCTTTACCGAGCCTGTAAGGATGCTGACCTTAATACTGGTGTCTTTCAGTAAATCTTTAATTCCATTGTAATGTTGTTGAGCTAGAATTTCCGTCGGAGCCATCAAGCAGCTTTGAAAACCATTGTCTAGCGCAATTAGCATCGTTAATAAAGCAACCATCGTTTTCCCCGAACCTACATCGCCCTGCAAAAGTCGGTTCATTTGGATAGGCTTCTTCATGTCGAGCCGAATTTCTTTTAAAACTCTTTTTTGGGCGTTCGTTAATTCAAAAGGAAGGTGACTTTCATAAAAATCTGTAAAATAATCGCCAACGATTGGAAACGGATTTCCGTACGATTTTGTTTTGTGGTGAGCTTTTTTTAAGCCAAAACCTAATTGAAAAAAGAACGATTCTTCAAATTTTAATCTAAAATCTGCTTTCTCAAAATATTCTAAATTTTCCGGAAAATGAATGTTTAAATACGTTTGTTGCCGCGACAAAAACTTCATCGACTGAATCATATATTCCGAAAGATTTTCTTGAATAATATTTGGAATTTCTTTACAGATATTTCTTAAGATTACCTGAAAAAACTTCTGATTCAAACCTCTTTTGGTCAGCTTTTCCGAGCTTGGATAAATCGGTCTCAGGCGATTGTCTTTATCCTTATTTTCATCCAGTTCAATTTCCGGATGCGGCATCGAAAACTGATTGTTGAAAGCATTAATTTTTCCGAAAATAAAAACTTCCCGATTTACCGGAAGCTGTTCCTTAAGCCATTTCGAATACTGAAACCACACCAGATCCATACTTCCTGTGTCATCATTGAATTTGGCGGTCAATCTCTTTATTTTTCCGTTATGAATTTCCTGAACATTAGAAATTTTTCCTTTCAGCTGAATTTCAATGTTGCTTTCCTGAAGGTTGCCGATTTTGTACAGTTTGTTTTTATCAATGTAGCGAATCGGGTAGAAGTGCAAAAGATCTTCAACGGTAGAAATTCCCAACACATTCTTGATGAGTTTGGCTCGTTCCGGACCGATTCCTTTTACGTATTCTATTGAAGTTTCTAAAGTCAATTCGTAGAAAGCCACGAATTTCGGGAAAATTTAGAAATAAAAAAAGCTTTCAAATATGAAAGCTTTCATCGTTATTTAATTTTGATCTGAAAGAATTAACCGATATGAAGCTAATCTTTTATATTCGATTTAAATTTCTTCTGAAAATCTTCCCATTCTTCGCGGGTTTTTATTTTCTTATATAGATTATCTGAAATTAATGAAAGATAAGGTTCTAGCTCTTTTGCAGAAAGTTCGCCTTGTAAGATGGTAATTGGTCCGCCAATTTCGTCCAGAAAAACAGTACTTGGAACTGCTCCTACATTCATAAACTGAGTAAATTCATGCAGAGAGTTTCTTCCTTTTTTGTGAGCCGTGTTTTCGTTAGAAAATTTTCTTCCGAAGATTTCAATATCCTTCTTTTCTTCGGCGTTGAATTTAACCGGATAATAGTTTTGATTTAAAAAATCTGAAATTACTGCATTTCCGTATGTCTTTTTTTCCATTATTTTACACGGTCCGCACCAGTCTGCATAGAAATCGATCAGTATTTTTTTAGGCTGAACTTTCTGTGCATTTAAAGCTTCTTCAATTGTCATCCACTTTACCTGAGCAAAATTTAGAGTAATAAAAAGAGTAAAAAATGCGCTTATAATTTTTTTCATATCGTTTATGTATTTGATCAGCCTAGATGCTCATCGTTATCTAACCTCCTGCATTAATTTTTTGACTAATGGAGATATCAAAATTAATACCACACCGGCAATAACTGCATAGAGAGCCAATTGTTTGTAACCTTCTGTGTATGTTATTAATGCGTCATAATTGGTAGAGCCTTCTTTGGCGGTTGCCAATCCTGCTCCGATGATTCCTGCGACATACTGTCCATATGCGGATGCCAGAAACCACATTCCCATCATCATTCCTTGAAGGTTTTTTGTGGAAAGTTTAGTCATGATAGAAAGCCCGATAGGTGAAAGGCATAGCTCTCCTAATGTGATTACCAACAATGCAATCGTAAAGAAATTTAATGAAGTAATTCCTTGTAAATCAGCAAAAAACCTGGTGGCAAAAAGCACATAATAACCTAATCCCAAGAAAATAAATCCTAAGCCAAACTTAATAATCGTATTGGGTTCTATTTTTCTTTTGCTCATCCATATCCACAGTAAGCCAAGAAGTGGAGCCAGGAAAATGATGAAAAATGCACCACCTGAATTGTTGACACCATTGGGATCTAAGCCAAGTAAATCTTTATTTAAATTTTTAGCTGCAAAAATGCTTAACGAACCTCCGCTTTGCTCATAAATTCCCCAAAACAGGATCGAAAATAGAATAAAAACCAACGCTGCCCAAAGCTTTTTTCTTTCATTGGGTGTCACTTTCGACATTTCAAAAAATAAATAAATCAATGTCAAAGGGCCTACCGTCCACATAAAATAGTCGGTGTATTCCGGAACTGAAACCATTGTCATAATGATTGGAATAAAAATCAGAGATAAAATATAAACTCCGTATTCTTTCCATTTTGCCATTGGTGCAGATTTCACTTCATTTAAAGGATGTCCTGGCTGAAGACCGATTGTACCCAAACTTCTTTGAGTAAAAATAAAATTGATTAAGCTGATGACCATTACAATTGCGGCAAGTCCGAATGCAACATTCCATCTTAATCCTTCAGATATGATACTTCCGAAAAG
It contains:
- a CDS encoding thioredoxin family protein codes for the protein MKKIISAFFTLFITLNFAQVKWMTIEEALNAQKVQPKKILIDFYADWCGPCKIMEKKTYGNAVISDFLNQNYYPVKFNAEEKKDIEIFGRKFSNENTAHKKGRNSLHEFTQFMNVGAVPSTVFLDEIGGPITILQGELSAKELEPYLSLISDNLYKKIKTREEWEDFQKKFKSNIKD
- a CDS encoding peptide MFS transporter; this encodes MNLTLDEIQNFKGKYPKQIWSLFFSEMWERFCFYGMRGMLVFFMISQLNFHEKEANLQYGATQAFVYAFTFVGGLFADKILGFRKSLFWGGLLMIVGSLILATDPHKFFFLGIAFTVVGTGFFKPNISSMVGQLYKPNDSRADAGFSLFYAGINLGALLGGYLCIAIGKGELFGSIISEGLRWNVAFGLAAIVMVISLINFIFTQRSLGTIGLQPGHPLNEVKSAPMAKWKEYGVYILSLIFIPIIMTMVSVPEYTDYFMWTVGPLTLIYLFFEMSKVTPNERKKLWAALVFILFSILFWGIYEQSGGSLSIFAAKNLNKDLLGLDPNGVNNSGGAFFIIFLAPLLGLLWIWMSKRKIEPNTIIKFGLGFIFLGLGYYVLFATRFFADLQGITSLNFFTIALLVITLGELCLSPIGLSIMTKLSTKNLQGMMMGMWFLASAYGQYVAGIIGAGLATAKEGSTNYDALITYTEGYKQLALYAVIAGVVLILISPLVKKLMQEVR
- a CDS encoding GNAT family N-acetyltransferase; its protein translation is MKLIKATEKDIPLIQDLAKRSWENAYAEILSREQMKYMLENMYSEIEISLHLKNPNYHYYLVFDEVLNLFDGFLGYENHYENQTTKLHRIYLVPESKGKGLGKKTLEFLNEKVKKSGDSRIILNVNKYNSAKNFYKSQGFEIYKETVIDVGNGFVMDDFLMEKNV
- the recG gene encoding ATP-dependent DNA helicase RecG; the protein is MTLETSIEYVKGIGPERAKLIKNVLGISTVEDLLHFYPIRYIDKNKLYKIGNLQESNIEIQLKGKISNVQEIHNGKIKRLTAKFNDDTGSMDLVWFQYSKWLKEQLPVNREVFIFGKINAFNNQFSMPHPEIELDENKDKDNRLRPIYPSSEKLTKRGLNQKFFQVILRNICKEIPNIIQENLSEYMIQSMKFLSRQQTYLNIHFPENLEYFEKADFRLKFEESFFFQLGFGLKKAHHKTKSYGNPFPIVGDYFTDFYESHLPFELTNAQKRVLKEIRLDMKKPIQMNRLLQGDVGSGKTMVALLTMLIALDNGFQSCLMAPTEILAQQHYNGIKDLLKDTSIKVSILTGSVKASARKIIHEELENGELSILVGTHAVLEDKVKFKNLGLAIIDEQHRFGVAQRAKLWAKNKIPPHILVMTATPIPRTLAMSFYSDLDVSVIDEMPVGRKPIITAHRREKDRAYVYNFCHEEIRKGRQIYFVYPLIEESETLDYKNLMEGLEHVMENFSNYNVIMLHGRMKPDEKDEAMNYFAAGKSQIMVATTVIEVGVNVPNASVMVIESAERFGLSQLHQLRGRVGRGAEQSYCILMTSDKLSTESRTRIKTMTETNDGFKISEVDMQLRGPGDILGTQQSGVVDFKRLDLVNDSAIIKNTKNMVERILEADPLLSRPEHQIIKNYYLQYYKGKNKWSKIS